One Proteinivorax tanatarense DNA segment encodes these proteins:
- the nusB gene encoding transcription antitermination factor NusB has protein sequence MSRRLTREKAFQTLYQLDITKDNAERVLDNLATDDTKLDMDYLEKVVLGVLQNKEKIDSYIQKYSKKWQVTRMAKVDKAILRLGVYEILLFDDVPASVSINEAVELGKHFGGDTSPAFINGILDSIRKEEGKK, from the coding sequence TTGTCAAGAAGATTAACTAGAGAAAAAGCTTTTCAAACTTTATATCAATTAGACATTACAAAAGATAATGCGGAAAGGGTATTAGACAACCTAGCCACTGATGATACTAAATTAGATATGGATTATTTAGAAAAAGTAGTGTTGGGAGTATTGCAGAACAAAGAAAAAATAGATAGCTATATTCAGAAATATAGCAAAAAGTGGCAAGTGACAAGAATGGCAAAAGTAGATAAAGCTATCCTAAGGTTAGGGGTATATGAAATATTATTATTTGATGATGTTCCTGCAAGTGTGTCAATCAACGAAGCTGTTGAGCTAGGAAAACATTTCGGTGGTGATACCTCACCTGCATTTATAAATGGAATTTTAGATTCGATAAGAAAAGAAGAAGGAAAAAAATAG
- a CDS encoding Asp23/Gls24 family envelope stress response protein produces the protein MEQNTMPQENGSVKIADEVVAVIAGIAATDIEGVAGMSGGVAGGIAEMLGRKNLSKGVKVSVGETETTIDIYIIVDYGVKITEVSKNIQEQVKESVENMTGLNVLEVNIHAQGVKLENADSKEKEELKLN, from the coding sequence ATGGAACAGAATACGATGCCACAAGAAAATGGAAGCGTTAAAATCGCCGATGAGGTAGTAGCTGTTATAGCTGGTATTGCCGCTACTGATATTGAAGGCGTAGCAGGAATGAGTGGTGGAGTAGCTGGCGGTATTGCTGAGATGCTTGGAAGAAAGAACCTTTCTAAAGGTGTTAAAGTAAGTGTTGGTGAAACAGAAACTACAATTGATATTTATATCATAGTAGATTATGGAGTAAAAATCACAGAGGTTTCTAAAAACATACAAGAGCAGGTAAAGGAAAGTGTTGAAAACATGACCGGCCTAAATGTTTTAGAAGTCAACATTCATGCGCAAGGTGTAAAATTAGAAAATGCTGACTCTAAAGAAAAAGAAGAGTTAAAACTTAATTAA
- the xseA gene encoding exodeoxyribonuclease VII large subunit: protein MSLKPISVSELTDIVQQTIVNQPLLRDVYVEGEISNFNHHISSGHYYFSLKDQESLVPAVMFRYANRSINFRPENGQRVLARGKIDVYKRSGKYQMYVQHMEKYGAGNLHLEFEKLKKNLEKEGLFAIERKRSIPLYPQKVGVITGEGSAAQEDIIKTLTNRMPSTEVVVCPCLVQGQNAKFQIVQALKKMDQEVDVDTIILARGGGSIEDLWAFNEEVVARAIYSCSKPIITGVGHEIDFTIADFVADFRAVTPTAAAQKAVCSSEELEDDLSYLKRRLDSIVINVLEKKLEKINQIKQRNILKRPITMLDQYYQNVDIVSRQISQELKYLIEKKEDSTENLANRLESLSPKNVFARGYSVMKKQQDLVKSVDMVKVGDEVSVELKDGKLKCNVNEVIPSEKI from the coding sequence TTGAGTTTAAAACCTATTAGCGTATCAGAATTAACAGACATAGTACAGCAAACTATAGTTAATCAACCACTGTTAAGAGATGTTTATGTAGAAGGAGAAATATCAAACTTTAACCATCATATTAGTTCGGGTCACTATTACTTTTCCTTGAAAGACCAAGAAAGTTTAGTGCCTGCTGTAATGTTTCGTTACGCTAATAGAAGTATTAATTTTAGGCCAGAAAATGGTCAAAGAGTGCTGGCGCGGGGTAAAATAGATGTGTATAAAAGAAGTGGCAAATATCAGATGTATGTCCAGCATATGGAAAAATACGGTGCTGGCAATTTGCATTTAGAGTTTGAGAAATTAAAAAAGAATTTAGAAAAGGAAGGGCTCTTTGCTATAGAACGGAAAAGGTCTATCCCTTTATATCCTCAAAAGGTTGGGGTGATAACTGGAGAAGGTTCAGCAGCACAAGAAGATATTATAAAGACCCTAACTAATAGAATGCCTTCAACAGAAGTAGTAGTTTGCCCTTGTTTAGTTCAGGGACAAAATGCAAAATTCCAGATTGTACAAGCCTTAAAAAAAATGGATCAAGAAGTAGATGTTGATACAATAATTCTTGCACGAGGTGGAGGAAGTATTGAGGATTTATGGGCTTTTAATGAAGAGGTTGTTGCGAGGGCAATTTATTCATGCTCTAAACCTATTATAACAGGGGTTGGTCATGAAATTGATTTTACTATAGCTGATTTTGTGGCGGATTTTCGGGCGGTCACTCCTACTGCAGCAGCTCAGAAGGCAGTTTGTTCTAGTGAAGAGCTTGAAGATGACTTAAGTTATTTGAAGCGAAGGCTAGATTCAATAGTAATAAATGTTCTGGAAAAAAAATTAGAGAAAATCAATCAAATCAAGCAAAGAAATATATTGAAACGACCTATAACTATGTTAGATCAGTACTATCAAAATGTTGATATTGTATCTAGACAAATAAGTCAAGAACTTAAATATCTAATTGAAAAGAAAGAAGATAGCACTGAAAATTTGGCAAATAGATTAGAATCTTTGTCACCTAAAAATGTATTTGCTAGAGGTTACTCTGTTATGAAAAAACAGCAAGATTTAGTTAAATCAGTTGATATGGTTAAAGTTGGTGATGAAGTTAGTGTGGAACTAAAAGATGGCAAGTTGAAATGCAATGTAAATGAGGTGATCCCTAGTGAAAAAATTTGA
- the xseB gene encoding exodeoxyribonuclease VII small subunit yields MKKFEQAYSELEKIVNSLEDGNLDLEEALEKYEQGIELLKVCQSKIKGAEQKIKKIQLEQCKGEE; encoded by the coding sequence GTGAAAAAATTTGAGCAGGCATATTCAGAACTTGAAAAAATTGTGAATAGCTTAGAGGATGGCAACTTAGACTTAGAAGAAGCGTTAGAAAAATACGAACAAGGAATAGAACTATTGAAAGTATGCCAAAGCAAAATTAAGGGCGCGGAGCAAAAAATAAAAAAAATACAGCTAGAGCAATGCAAGGGGGAAGAATAA
- a CDS encoding DUF2273 domain-containing protein: protein MWQEFKEIAIKNKGKLTGILTGFIVSIIYLWLGFIKGTFVVICIGVGFFIGKRFDDDKDFMESLKNLLKSKDF from the coding sequence ATGTGGCAAGAATTTAAAGAAATAGCGATAAAAAATAAAGGTAAGTTAACAGGGATTTTAACCGGTTTTATAGTGAGTATTATTTATTTGTGGCTAGGGTTTATAAAAGGAACCTTTGTGGTAATATGTATAGGAGTAGGTTTTTTTATAGGGAAAAGATTTGATGATGATAAAGACTTTATGGAATCCCTAAAAAACTTGTTAAAATCAAAAGATTTTTAA
- the folD gene encoding bifunctional methylenetetrahydrofolate dehydrogenase/methenyltetrahydrofolate cyclohydrolase FolD, with amino-acid sequence MVASKKILDGKKLAKKIRGDVKNEIMEIKEKKGIVPGLSVIIVGDDPASSTYVAKKEKAAEKLGINSKIYRLPESTTESHLLSIIQRLNSEDSVDGILVQLPLPDHISKEKIISAISPEKDVDGFHTTNAGKMFQNKSTLLPCTPYGVIKLLESKNISLEGKHVVIVGASDIVGKPMAMLALNRMATITICHIATQDLAYHTRQADVLIVAVGKVNLITADMVKEGAIVVDVGINRSEDRLVGDVDFEDVGKKAELISPVPGGVGPMTIAMLMHNTLMAMKERRG; translated from the coding sequence ATGGTTGCATCTAAGAAAATTTTAGACGGGAAAAAGTTAGCTAAAAAAATTCGTGGAGATGTTAAAAATGAGATTATGGAGATTAAAGAAAAGAAGGGGATAGTCCCAGGACTTTCGGTGATAATTGTAGGAGATGATCCTGCTTCAAGCACATATGTAGCAAAGAAAGAAAAAGCTGCAGAAAAGCTAGGTATTAATTCAAAAATATATCGCTTGCCGGAAAGTACTACAGAAAGCCATTTACTCTCTATAATTCAGCGTTTAAACAGTGAGGATTCTGTGGATGGAATCTTAGTTCAACTGCCTTTGCCAGATCATATAAGTAAAGAAAAAATTATAAGTGCAATAAGTCCGGAAAAAGATGTAGACGGATTTCATACTACTAACGCTGGAAAAATGTTTCAGAATAAATCAACCTTATTGCCTTGCACTCCATATGGGGTTATAAAACTTTTAGAAAGTAAGAATATAAGTTTAGAGGGTAAACATGTTGTGATAGTAGGTGCAAGTGATATAGTGGGCAAACCAATGGCTATGTTAGCACTAAATCGTATGGCAACTATTACTATCTGTCATATAGCAACTCAGGACCTAGCATATCATACACGGCAAGCAGATGTGCTAATTGTAGCAGTGGGAAAGGTCAACCTAATTACTGCAGATATGGTTAAAGAAGGGGCAATAGTAGTAGATGTTGGAATAAATAGGTCAGAAGACAGGTTGGTAGGAGATGTTGACTTTGAAGATGTAGGTAAAAAAGCTGAACTTATTTCTCCTGTGCCTGGGGGAGTTGGACCTATGACTATAGCTATGCTTATGCACAACACTCTTATGGCGATGAAGGAAAGGAGAGGTTAA
- the gltA gene encoding NADPH-dependent glutamate synthase produces MPYQDPKKRIKNFDEVSLGYDKDLAIKEAKRCLQCKKPSCVKGCPVGIDIPSFIKEISNDNYKGALEKLKEKNLLPAICGRVCPQEDQCEKLCIVGKKNEPIAIGRLERFVADNQKMTSKLKPGLEGEKVAVVGSGPAGLACASELLQRGYRVTIFEALHKPGGVLMYGIPEFRLPKDVVEQEINQLVDMGVELQTNMVIGQTITLLELLEKGYKAVFIGSGAGLPFFLNIPGENLNGVYSANEFLTRANLMKAYLYPKWETPLRVGKKVVVVGAGNVAMDSARTAMRLGAKEVSIVYRRSEAEMPARKEEIFHAKEEGIEMNLLTNPISIEGDAEGWVNKIRCINMELGDPDESGRRRPKPVKGSEFTIEVDTVIMAIGQGANPVIPRSTKNLNLNDKGNIEVDSETGQTSIEGVFAGGDVVTGAATVIQAMGAGKQCAESIDKYIKNN; encoded by the coding sequence ATGCCATATCAAGATCCTAAAAAGCGGATAAAAAACTTTGACGAGGTATCTTTAGGCTATGATAAAGACCTAGCGATAAAAGAGGCAAAAAGGTGTTTGCAATGTAAAAAACCTTCATGTGTTAAAGGGTGCCCAGTGGGCATCGATATCCCTAGTTTTATAAAAGAAATATCAAATGATAATTATAAAGGCGCATTAGAAAAGCTAAAAGAGAAAAACTTACTACCTGCAATTTGTGGGAGGGTCTGCCCCCAGGAAGACCAATGTGAAAAGTTATGTATTGTAGGGAAAAAAAATGAACCTATTGCTATTGGTAGGTTAGAACGCTTTGTTGCTGACAATCAAAAGATGACTTCAAAATTAAAGCCTGGTTTAGAGGGTGAAAAGGTAGCAGTTGTGGGCTCTGGTCCAGCAGGATTAGCCTGTGCATCTGAGCTTCTCCAGCGCGGTTACCGAGTTACTATATTTGAGGCGCTTCACAAACCTGGTGGAGTGCTTATGTATGGTATTCCAGAGTTTCGCCTTCCCAAAGATGTTGTGGAGCAAGAAATTAATCAGCTTGTGGATATGGGTGTGGAGCTTCAAACTAATATGGTTATTGGGCAAACAATAACGTTGTTGGAACTGTTAGAAAAAGGTTATAAAGCTGTTTTTATTGGTTCGGGAGCTGGACTTCCATTCTTTTTGAATATTCCAGGTGAAAATTTAAATGGTGTATATTCTGCAAATGAGTTTTTAACTAGAGCAAATTTAATGAAGGCATATTTATATCCAAAATGGGAGACACCTCTTAGAGTTGGTAAAAAAGTTGTAGTTGTAGGGGCCGGTAATGTAGCTATGGATTCTGCAAGAACAGCTATGAGACTAGGTGCAAAGGAAGTGTCAATTGTTTACAGAAGATCTGAGGCAGAGATGCCAGCTAGGAAAGAAGAAATTTTTCATGCTAAAGAAGAGGGAATAGAAATGAATTTGCTTACCAATCCCATCTCAATTGAAGGTGACGCTGAAGGGTGGGTAAATAAAATTAGATGTATTAACATGGAACTTGGAGATCCTGATGAATCAGGTAGGCGTAGGCCTAAACCTGTAAAGGGGTCTGAGTTTACAATTGAAGTGGACACAGTTATAATGGCTATTGGTCAGGGAGCAAATCCTGTAATACCTAGGTCAACAAAGAATCTCAATTTAAATGACAAGGGTAATATTGAAGTGGATAGTGAAACTGGGCAGACTTCTATAGAAGGAGTTTTTGCCGGAGGTGATGTAGTTACTGGTGCCGCTACTGTTATCCAGGCTATGGGTGCTGGGAAACAGTGCGCAGAAAGTATAGATAAATACATCAAAAATAACTAG
- the amaP gene encoding alkaline shock response membrane anchor protein AmaP, translating to MLKRILLLACGLLVFLGSALVISEAFLNMGILSPYIEITFARWDVAVLFTILAILGLFAMVLAFASQKEPSSLLIASDYGEVRVSLQTIDSLVHQGAKKIKGIKDLKTRIIVRDGSLYIYVKAVLYGDRNIPELTEQMQQTISEHVYSISGINVDEVKVLVENVATDIKTKVS from the coding sequence ATGCTTAAGCGCATATTATTACTAGCTTGTGGCTTACTAGTTTTTTTAGGCTCTGCGCTAGTTATTTCTGAAGCTTTTTTAAATATGGGAATATTAAGCCCATACATTGAAATAACTTTTGCCAGATGGGACGTTGCGGTTCTTTTTACTATACTTGCAATTTTAGGTCTATTTGCTATGGTATTAGCTTTTGCTAGCCAAAAAGAGCCTAGCTCTTTATTGATTGCTTCTGACTATGGAGAAGTGAGGGTGTCGTTACAGACTATAGATAGCCTCGTTCATCAAGGAGCAAAAAAAATAAAAGGAATCAAAGACCTAAAAACTCGAATAATAGTTCGTGATGGCAGTTTGTACATATATGTCAAAGCTGTGCTATATGGTGATCGTAATATTCCTGAACTAACTGAGCAAATGCAACAGACAATATCTGAACATGTTTACTCAATTTCTGGGATAAATGTCGATGAAGTCAAAGTTCTTGTTGAAAATGTAGCCACAGATATCAAGACTAAGGTTAGTTAA
- a CDS encoding polyprenyl synthetase family protein, with amino-acid sequence MELKEVLNKYKQLIDENIASYIPAECPTKLKESMTYSLEAGGKRIRPALLLMVSDHYKVSRKISLPVACAIEYVHTYSLIHDDLPAMDDDDYRRGKPTNHKAFGEGIAILAGDGILNIAFEILGNLEGVDSKLKVRLIKELSSSSGVSGMIKGQVHDLEGEGTNLNGAQLEDIHKYKTGKLLTAPLKMAAYLSNLDDKAVNALADYGYHFGMAFQITDDILDVCGDFDSLGKSVGSDEKMDKSTYVSLYGLEKAKEMANSHIQKGVNELSINNISVPYLPELLTYLLDRKA; translated from the coding sequence ATGGAATTAAAAGAAGTTTTAAATAAATATAAGCAATTAATTGATGAGAATATTGCTAGCTATATTCCTGCCGAATGTCCTACAAAACTTAAAGAATCCATGACATATTCGTTGGAGGCAGGTGGCAAAAGAATAAGGCCAGCGCTATTATTAATGGTTAGCGACCATTATAAGGTGAGTCGAAAAATTTCGCTGCCGGTAGCATGTGCTATCGAATATGTACACACGTATTCTTTAATTCATGATGATTTACCGGCTATGGATGATGACGATTACAGGAGGGGGAAACCAACTAACCATAAAGCTTTTGGAGAGGGCATAGCAATTTTAGCAGGAGATGGCATCTTAAATATTGCGTTTGAAATCTTAGGGAATTTAGAAGGCGTTGACTCCAAATTAAAGGTGAGGTTAATTAAAGAGCTGTCATCAAGTTCTGGGGTTTCTGGAATGATAAAAGGACAGGTACATGATTTAGAGGGAGAAGGCACTAATCTTAATGGAGCTCAACTTGAAGATATTCATAAATATAAGACAGGAAAATTGTTAACCGCTCCTTTAAAAATGGCAGCCTATCTTTCTAACTTAGATGATAAAGCTGTAAATGCTCTAGCTGACTATGGTTATCACTTTGGGATGGCTTTTCAAATTACTGATGATATTTTGGATGTATGCGGGGACTTTGATAGTTTAGGTAAGTCAGTGGGAAGTGACGAGAAGATGGATAAGTCAACGTATGTTTCTCTTTATGGTTTAGAAAAAGCAAAGGAAATGGCCAACAGTCATATACAGAAAGGTGTAAATGAACTTAGTATTAACAACATTTCTGTACCGTATTTACCTGAGTTGTTAACTTATCTTCTAGACCGAAAAGCGTAG
- a CDS encoding sulfide/dihydroorotate dehydrogenase-like FAD/NAD-binding protein yields MNTIISKDILSPSIKRYVIKNSKIAAKAEAGQFIILRVHEKGERIPLTIADYDREKGTVAIVFQEVGNTTQKLGEMEVGDKILDFVGPLGVPTTLPQGDNIVCIGGGMGIAPIYPEVKSLYNKGVKVTGVLGARTKDILFFSNEMDKICDKLYIVTDDGSQGRKGFVTDVLRDIIKNDNKIDGVIAVGPLPMMKAVCDITKVHNIPTIVSLNSLMVDGTGMCGGCRVTIGDEVKFACIDGPSFDGLKVDFDEQMRRLKMYKEEEEKVLGCKCGGEC; encoded by the coding sequence GTGAACACAATAATTTCCAAGGATATTCTTTCACCTTCGATAAAAAGATATGTTATTAAAAATTCTAAAATTGCTGCCAAAGCAGAAGCAGGGCAGTTTATAATTTTAAGAGTACATGAAAAAGGGGAGAGGATTCCGCTAACAATTGCTGATTATGATAGAGAGAAAGGAACCGTTGCTATTGTGTTTCAAGAGGTCGGCAATACCACCCAAAAACTAGGTGAGATGGAAGTTGGCGATAAAATTTTAGATTTTGTCGGACCCTTAGGAGTTCCAACTACTCTCCCCCAAGGCGATAATATTGTGTGTATAGGGGGAGGAATGGGGATAGCACCTATATACCCCGAAGTTAAATCGCTATACAATAAAGGAGTTAAAGTTACTGGAGTTTTAGGGGCAAGAACAAAGGATATTTTATTTTTTTCTAATGAAATGGATAAAATTTGCGATAAACTTTATATTGTCACCGATGACGGTAGTCAGGGTCGAAAAGGTTTCGTAACTGATGTTTTAAGGGATATTATAAAAAACGACAATAAAATCGATGGAGTAATTGCTGTGGGGCCATTGCCGATGATGAAAGCGGTATGTGATATCACTAAAGTTCACAATATTCCTACAATTGTAAGTTTAAATTCCCTCATGGTAGATGGCACGGGAATGTGTGGTGGTTGTAGAGTTACTATAGGTGATGAGGTAAAGTTTGCATGTATTGACGGTCCGTCTTTTGATGGCTTAAAAGTTGACTTTGACGAACAAATGAGAAGGTTAAAGATGTATAAAGAAGAGGAAGAAAAGGTTTTGGGTTGTAAGTGCGGAGGTGAATGTTAG
- a CDS encoding O-sialoglycoprotein endopeptidase, whose amino-acid sequence MAILGIDTSNYTTSIAVVDRKGKILCDLREVLKVPIGQNGLRQSEAFFQHSQNLPKLINKLKQLDIIQQLEAIAVSKSPRNSEKSYMPVFMAGTNIAAILSDAMSLPIHFCSHQEGHIYAGMFPSNLQPPFIALHLSGGTTDLLNVQAEDDFRLKINQLGSSSDLHCGQFIDRIGVKLGLTFPCGQAMEKMAMQCKSPQKGLIPSVVKGGEASFSGPLTKATGLLSEGSVSANELSYNVFHTVAKTAEKMIRYGVGQTNLNKVLLVGGVASNKQIRAWLKHRLRLKLYFANAELSRDNGVGVALMGLKALE is encoded by the coding sequence ATGGCTATTTTAGGCATTGATACAAGTAATTATACTACATCAATAGCTGTTGTGGATAGAAAAGGAAAGATCCTATGTGATTTAAGGGAGGTCTTAAAAGTTCCAATAGGTCAAAATGGATTAAGACAATCTGAAGCTTTTTTTCAACATAGTCAAAATTTGCCTAAGTTAATAAATAAATTAAAGCAATTGGATATTATACAACAATTAGAAGCAATAGCGGTTTCAAAATCCCCTAGAAACAGCGAAAAATCATATATGCCAGTCTTTATGGCAGGAACAAATATAGCAGCAATTTTATCAGATGCTATGTCATTGCCTATACATTTCTGTTCACATCAAGAAGGACATATTTACGCTGGGATGTTTCCTAGCAATTTACAGCCGCCATTTATTGCATTACATTTATCTGGAGGAACTACCGATTTGTTAAATGTACAAGCTGAAGATGATTTTAGGTTAAAGATAAATCAGTTGGGCTCTTCAAGTGATTTGCATTGTGGTCAATTTATAGATAGGATAGGGGTTAAACTAGGGTTAACTTTTCCTTGTGGTCAGGCAATGGAAAAAATGGCAATGCAATGTAAAAGTCCCCAAAAAGGGTTAATACCATCAGTGGTGAAAGGTGGAGAGGCTAGCTTTTCTGGTCCTTTAACAAAGGCCACTGGTTTATTAAGCGAAGGCTCAGTTTCAGCTAATGAATTATCATATAATGTTTTCCATACAGTAGCAAAAACTGCAGAAAAAATGATTCGATATGGTGTGGGCCAAACAAACTTAAATAAAGTATTGCTAGTAGGTGGAGTAGCTTCTAATAAGCAGATTAGAGCTTGGCTTAAGCACCGTTTAAGGTTAAAGCTTTATTTTGCAAACGCAGAACTATCGAGAGATAATGGGGTGGGGGTTGCATTAATGGGCTTAAAAGCATTAGAATAA
- a CDS encoding SpoIIIAH-like family protein has protein sequence MKIIQCFKIPKTGILLGVFVLLFIFGGATYFSSISQSAGQTHLDGDEKIEEKDLEKKEEDTDVLLQDDDINQPWSFEGKDDFFIEYRLERERVRSKELDLLQQMIDNPNVSEEAKENAEKKLLNIKEMMELELNVENSLKALGYPNAIIFLRNDNVNVIINAEALTREELAKISQVVSNSTGVPRHQITITEKDGA, from the coding sequence ATGAAGATAATACAGTGTTTTAAAATTCCTAAAACCGGTATACTTTTAGGAGTATTTGTTTTATTGTTTATATTTGGGGGAGCAACTTATTTTTCAAGTATTAGTCAATCAGCTGGGCAAACACATTTAGATGGTGATGAAAAGATAGAAGAAAAGGACTTAGAAAAAAAAGAGGAAGATACAGATGTATTATTACAAGATGATGATATAAACCAACCTTGGAGCTTTGAAGGTAAAGATGACTTCTTTATAGAATATAGGTTAGAAAGAGAAAGGGTAAGAAGTAAAGAGTTAGATTTACTTCAACAGATGATTGATAATCCTAATGTAAGTGAGGAAGCAAAGGAAAATGCAGAAAAAAAATTATTAAATATTAAAGAAATGATGGAGCTTGAATTAAATGTTGAAAATTCTCTAAAGGCTCTAGGGTATCCTAATGCAATAATTTTTTTACGAAATGATAATGTTAATGTGATAATAAATGCAGAAGCGTTAACTAGGGAAGAGCTAGCAAAGATTTCACAAGTAGTTTCAAATTCCACCGGAGTTCCTAGACATCAAATAACAATTACAGAAAAAGACGGTGCATAA
- a CDS encoding divergent PAP2 family protein has protein sequence MELFQNKYFLIPVLAWAVAQAIKVILEILLTKKMDLNRFVGAGGMPSSHSAFVMSLTTVLAIDFGWDSPIVALSLAFALVIMYDAAGVRRAAGKQAKILNKIIDEMQQGNTLSDEKERLKELLGHTPIEVLAGALLGLIIPYLF, from the coding sequence GTGGAACTATTTCAAAATAAATATTTTTTAATACCAGTTTTAGCATGGGCCGTAGCACAAGCTATAAAGGTAATATTAGAAATATTATTAACTAAAAAAATGGATTTGAATAGATTTGTAGGAGCAGGGGGGATGCCTAGTTCTCATTCAGCTTTTGTCATGTCATTGACTACTGTATTGGCAATAGATTTTGGCTGGGATTCTCCTATTGTTGCACTATCTTTAGCATTTGCTTTGGTTATTATGTATGATGCTGCAGGGGTACGGAGAGCGGCAGGAAAACAAGCAAAGATATTAAACAAAATAATTGATGAAATGCAACAAGGGAATACTCTTTCCGATGAAAAAGAAAGACTAAAGGAACTTTTAGGGCATACACCTATTGAAGTTTTAGCGGGTGCTTTACTGGGGCTGATAATCCCATATTTGTTTTAG